One Cucurbita pepo subsp. pepo cultivar mu-cu-16 chromosome LG20, ASM280686v2, whole genome shotgun sequence genomic window carries:
- the LOC111783556 gene encoding kunitz trypsin inhibitor 2, with amino-acid sequence MKNFALLSFLFILLASEVRVSRADASPDAVRDIDGKKLRAGVNYYILPVFRGRGGGLALGNLQSDKCPLNVVQEQFELMNGLPAAFLPVNPKKGVVRVSTDLNVQFEASTICATSTVWKLDKFDESTKQWFITIGGARGNPGVKTVDNWFKIEKHGNDYKFKFCPTVCDFCKVMCRDVGIFFKNGKRALALSDTPFPVMFKVV; translated from the coding sequence atgaagaatttCGCGTTactgtcttttcttttcattctccttGCCTCTGAGGTCCGCGTCTCCAGAGCCGACGCCTCGCCGGACGCCGTCCGCGACATCGACGGCAAGAAGCTCCGAGCCGGCGTCAACTACTACATCCTCCCTGTTTTCCGCGGAAGAGGCGGCGGCCTAGCCCTAGGCAACCTCCAATCGGACAAATGTCCACTCAACGTCGTTCAAGAACAGTTTGAATTAATGAACGGCCTTCCCGCGGCATTTTTGCCTGTAAACCCTAAAAAAGGCGTCGTTCGAGTTTCGACGGATTTAAACGTCCAATTCGAGGCCAGTACGATCTGCGCCACATCGACGGTATGGAAATTGGACAAATTCGACGAATCGACGAAACAGTGGTTCATCACGATCGGCGGAGCCAGAGGAAATCCAGGCGTCAAGACGGTGGACAATTGGTTCAAAATTGAGAAACACGGTAACGattacaaattcaaattctgtCCGACTGTGTGCGATTTCTGTAAAGTTATGTGCAGAGATGTTGGAATCTTCTTCAAGAATGGAAAGAGGGCTCTGGCTTTGAGCGATACGCCATTCCCTGTCATGTTCA